Proteins from a single region of Macaca fascicularis isolate 582-1 chromosome 5, T2T-MFA8v1.1:
- the PCDH7 gene encoding protocadherin-7 isoform X18, with amino-acid sequence MLRMRTAGWARGWCLGCCLLLPLSLSLAAAKQLLRYRLAEEGPADVRIGNVASDLGIVTGSGEVTFSLESGSEYLKIDNLTGELSTSERRIDREKLPQCQMIFDENECFLDFEVSVIGPSQSWVDLFEGRVIVLDINDNTPTFPSPVLTLTVEENRPVGTLYLLPTATDRDFGRNGIERYELLQEPGGGGSGGESRRAGAADSAPYPGGGGNGASGGGSGGSKRRLDASEGGGGTNPGGRSSVFELQVADTPDGEKQPQLIVKGALDREQRDSYELTLRVRDGGDPPRSSQAILRVLITDVNDNSPRFEKSVYEADLAENSAPGTPILQLRAADLDVGVNGQIEYVFGAATESVRRLLRLDETSGWLSVLHRIDREEVNQLRFTVMARDRGQPPKTDKATVVLNIKDENDNVPSIEIRKIGRIPLKDGVANVAEDVLVDTPIALVQVSDRDQGENGVVTCTVVGDVPFQLKPASDTEGDQNKKKYFLHTSTPLDYETTREFNVVIVAVDSGSPSLSSNNSLIVKVGDTNDNPPVFGQSVVEVYFPENNIPGERVATVLATDADSGKNAEIAYSLDSSVMGIFAIDPDSGDILVNTVLDREQTDRYEFKVNAKDKGIPVLQGSTTVIVQVADKNDNDPKFMQDVFTFYVKENLQPNSPVGMVTVMDADKGRNAEMSLYIEENNNIFSIENDTGTIYSTMSFDREHQTTYTFRVKAVDGGDPPRSATATVSLFVMDENDNAPMVTLPKNISYTLLPPSSNVRTVVATVLATDSDDGINADLNYSIVGGNPFKLFEIDPTSGVVSLVGKLTQKHYGLHRLVVQVNDSGQPSQSTTTLVHVFVNESVSNATVIDSQIARSLHTPLTQDIAGDPSYEISKQRLSIVIGVVAGIMTVILIILIVVMARYCRSKTKNGYEAGKKDHEDFFTPQQHDKSKKPKKDKKNKKSKQPLYSSIVTVEASKPNGQRYDSVNEKLSDSPSMGRYRSVNGGPGSPDLARHYKSSSPLPTVQLHPQSPTAGKKHQAVQDLPPANTFVGAGDNISIGSDHCSEYSCQTNNKYSKQTQGLFQM; translated from the coding sequence aTGCTGAGGATGCGGACCGCGGGATGGGCGCGCGGCTGGTGCTTGGGCTGTTGCCTCCTCCTGCCGCTCTCGCTCAGCCTGGCGGCCGCCAAGCAGCTCCTCCGGTACCGGCTGGCCGAGGAGGGCCCCGCCGACGTCCGCATCGGCAACGTGGCTTCAGACCTGGGCATCGTGACCGGATCGGGTGAGGTGACTTTCAGCCTGGAGTCCGGCTCCGAGTACCTGAAGATCGACAACCTTACGGGCGAGCTGAGCACGAGCGAGAGGCGCATCGACCGCGAGAAGCTGCCCCAGTGTCAGATGATCTTCGACGAGAACGAGTGCTTCCTGGACTTCGAGGTGTCGGTGATCGGGCCCTCGCAGAGCTGGGTAGACCTGTTTGAGGGTCGGGTCATCGTGCTCGACATCAACGACAACACGCCCACCTTCCCGTCGCCCGTGCTCACGCTCACGGTGGAGGAGAACCGGCCGGTGGGCACACTCTACCTGCTGCCCACCGCCACTGACCGCGACTTTGGCCGCAACGGCATCGAGCGCTACGAGCTGCTCCAGGAGCCCggaggcggcggcagcggcggcgagAGCCGGCGCGCCGGGGCGGCCGACAGCGCCCCCTATCCCGGGGGCGGCGGGAACGGCGCGAGCGGCGGCGGCTCGGGAGGCTCCAAGCGGCGGCTGGACGCATCAGAGGGCGGCGGCGGCACCAACCCCGGCGGCCGCAGCAGCGTGTTCGAGCTGCAGGTGGCGGACACCCCGGATGGCGAGAAGCAGCCGCAGCTGATCGTGAAGGGGGCGCTGGACCGCGAGCAGCGCGACTCCTACGAGCTGACCCTGCGGGTGCGCGACGGCGGCGACCCGCCTCGCTCCTCGCAGGCCATCCTACGGGTCCTCATCACCGACGTGAACGACAACAGCCCCCGCTTCGAGAAGAGCGTGTACGAGGCCGACTTAGCTGAGAACAGCGCCCCGGGGACCCCCATCCTGCAACTGCGCGCAGCTGACTTGGACGTGGGGGTCAATGGGCAGATCGAGTACGTGTTCGGGGCGGCCACCGAGTCGGTGAGGCGACTGCTGCGCCTTGACGAGACGTCCGGCTGGCTCAGCGTCCTGCACCGGATCGACCGCGAGGAGGTGAACCAGCTGCGCTTCACGGTCATGGCCCGCGACCGTGGGCAGCCCCCCAAGACCGACAAGGCCACCGTGGTCCTTAACATCAAAGACGAGAATGACAATGTGCCATCCATTGAAATCCGCAAGATTGGGCGCATCCCCCTCAAGGACGGGGTGGCCAACGTAGCCGAGGACGTTCTGGTCGACACCCCCATCGCTCTGGTGCAGGTGTCCGACCGAGACCAAGGCGAGAACGGGGTGGTCACCTGCACCGTGGTGGGCGACGTGCCCTTCCAGCTCAAGCCAGCCAGCGACACCGAGGGCGACCAGAACAAGAAAAAGTACTTTTTGCACACCTCGACCCCTCTGGACTATGAGACCACCCGGGAGTTCAACGTGGTCATCGTGGCGGTGGACTCAGGCAGCCCCAGCCTCTCGAGCAACAACTCCCTGATTGTGAAGGTGGGAGACACGAACGACAACCCGCCTGTGTTCGGCCAGTCGGTGGTGGAGGTTTACTTCCCTGAGAACAACATCCCGGGCGAGAGGGTGGCCACAGTGCTGGCGACAGACGCAGACAGCGGAAAGAACGCTGAGATCGCCTACTCGCTGGACTCCTCTGTGATGGGGATCTTTGCCATCGATCCCGATTCTGGGGACATCCTGGTCAATACGGTGCTGGACCGCGAGCAGACTGACAGGTATGAGTTTAAAGTTAACGCCAAAGACAAAGGCATCCCCGTGCTGCAGGGCAGCACTACAGTGATTGTGCAGGTGGCTGATAAGAATGACAATGACCCTAAGTTTATGCAGGACGTCTTCACCTTTTATGTGAAAGAAAACTTGCAGCCCAACAGCCCTGTGGGGATGGTCACCGTGATGGATGCTGACAAGGGGCGGAATGCAGAGATGAGTCTGTACATAGAGGAGAACAATAACATTTTTTCTATTGAAAATGACACGGGGACAATTTACTCCACAATGTCTTTTGACCGGGAACATCAGACCACATACACTTTCAGAGTCAAGGCTGTGGATGGGGGAGATCCTCCCAGGTCTGCCACAGCTACAGTTTCGCTTTTTGTGATGGATGAAAATGACAATGCTCCCATGGTTACCCTTCCCAAAAACATTTCCTACACTTTACTGCCACCTTCGAGTAATGTCAGGACAGTAGTAGCTACAGTGTTGGCAACAGACAGTGACGATGGCATCAATGCAGACCTGAACTACAGCATTGTGGGAGGGAATCCCTTCAAGCTGTTTGAAATTGATCCCACTAGTGGTGTGGTTTCCTTAGTGGGAAAACTCACCCAAAAGCATTATGGCTTGCACAGGTTGGTGGTGCAAGTGAATGACAGTGGGCAGCCTTCCCAGTCCACCACGACTCTGGTGCATGTGTTTGTCAATGAAAGTGTTTCTAATGCAACTGTGATTGACTCCCAGATAGCTAGAAGTTTGCACACCCCACTCACCCAGGATATAGCTGGCGACCCAAGCTATGAAATTAGCAAACAGAGACTCAGTATTGTCATTGGTGTGGTTGCTGGCATTATGACAGTGATTCTAATCATCTTAATTGTAGTGATGGCAAGGTACTGCAGGTCCAAAACTAAAAATGGCTATGAAGCTGGCAAAAAAGATCACGAAGACTTTTTTACACCCCAACAGCATGACAAATCTAAAAAGCCTAAAAaggacaagaaaaacaaaaaatctaagcAGCCTCTCTACAGCAGCATTGTCACTGTAGAGGCTTCTAAACCAAATGGACAGAGGTATGATAGTGTCAATGAGAAGCTGTCAGATAGCCCAAGCATGGGGCGATACAGATCTGTCAATGGTGGGCCTGGCAGTCCTGACCTGGCAAGGCATTACAAATCTAGTTCCCCATTGCCTACTGTTCAGCTTCATCCCCAGTCACCAACTGCAGGAAAAAAGCACCAGGCCGTACAAGATCTACCACCAGCTAACACATTTGTGGGAGCAGGAGACAACATTTCAATTGGATCAGATCACTGCTCTGAGTACAGCTGTCAAACCAATAACAAGTACAGCAAACAG
- the PCDH7 gene encoding protocadherin-7 isoform X15, which translates to MLRMRTAGWARGWCLGCCLLLPLSLSLAAAKQLLRYRLAEEGPADVRIGNVASDLGIVTGSGEVTFSLESGSEYLKIDNLTGELSTSERRIDREKLPQCQMIFDENECFLDFEVSVIGPSQSWVDLFEGRVIVLDINDNTPTFPSPVLTLTVEENRPVGTLYLLPTATDRDFGRNGIERYELLQEPGGGGSGGESRRAGAADSAPYPGGGGNGASGGGSGGSKRRLDASEGGGGTNPGGRSSVFELQVADTPDGEKQPQLIVKGALDREQRDSYELTLRVRDGGDPPRSSQAILRVLITDVNDNSPRFEKSVYEADLAENSAPGTPILQLRAADLDVGVNGQIEYVFGAATESVRRLLRLDETSGWLSVLHRIDREEVNQLRFTVMARDRGQPPKTDKATVVLNIKDENDNVPSIEIRKIGRIPLKDGVANVAEDVLVDTPIALVQVSDRDQGENGVVTCTVVGDVPFQLKPASDTEGDQNKKKYFLHTSTPLDYETTREFNVVIVAVDSGSPSLSSNNSLIVKVGDTNDNPPVFGQSVVEVYFPENNIPGERVATVLATDADSGKNAEIAYSLDSSVMGIFAIDPDSGDILVNTVLDREQTDRYEFKVNAKDKGIPVLQGSTTVIVQVADKNDNDPKFMQDVFTFYVKENLQPNSPVGMVTVMDADKGRNAEMSLYIEENNNIFSIENDTGTIYSTMSFDREHQTTYTFRVKAVDGGDPPRSATATVSLFVMDENDNAPMVTLPKNISYTLLPPSSNVRTVVATVLATDSDDGINADLNYSIVGGNPFKLFEIDPTSGVVSLVGKLTQKHYGLHRLVVQVNDSGQPSQSTTTLVHVFVNESVSNATVIDSQIARSLHTPLTQDIAGDPSYEISKQRLSIVIGVVAGIMTVILIILIVVMARYCRSKTKNGYEAGKKDHEDFFTPQQHDKSKKPKKDKKNKKSKQPLYSSIVTVEASKPNGQRYDSVNEKLSDSPSMGRYRSVNGGPGSPDLARHYKSSSPLPTVQLHPQSPTAGKKHQAVQDLPPANTFVGAGDNISIGSDHCSEYSCQTNNKYSKQPFRRVTFSVVSQPQDPHQGSLQSCYDSGLEESETPSSKSSSGPRLGALPLPEDNYERTTPDGSVGEAEHMENGVAAITTFPFLPFPHGKTHGRRVLLRPLH; encoded by the coding sequence aTGCTGAGGATGCGGACCGCGGGATGGGCGCGCGGCTGGTGCTTGGGCTGTTGCCTCCTCCTGCCGCTCTCGCTCAGCCTGGCGGCCGCCAAGCAGCTCCTCCGGTACCGGCTGGCCGAGGAGGGCCCCGCCGACGTCCGCATCGGCAACGTGGCTTCAGACCTGGGCATCGTGACCGGATCGGGTGAGGTGACTTTCAGCCTGGAGTCCGGCTCCGAGTACCTGAAGATCGACAACCTTACGGGCGAGCTGAGCACGAGCGAGAGGCGCATCGACCGCGAGAAGCTGCCCCAGTGTCAGATGATCTTCGACGAGAACGAGTGCTTCCTGGACTTCGAGGTGTCGGTGATCGGGCCCTCGCAGAGCTGGGTAGACCTGTTTGAGGGTCGGGTCATCGTGCTCGACATCAACGACAACACGCCCACCTTCCCGTCGCCCGTGCTCACGCTCACGGTGGAGGAGAACCGGCCGGTGGGCACACTCTACCTGCTGCCCACCGCCACTGACCGCGACTTTGGCCGCAACGGCATCGAGCGCTACGAGCTGCTCCAGGAGCCCggaggcggcggcagcggcggcgagAGCCGGCGCGCCGGGGCGGCCGACAGCGCCCCCTATCCCGGGGGCGGCGGGAACGGCGCGAGCGGCGGCGGCTCGGGAGGCTCCAAGCGGCGGCTGGACGCATCAGAGGGCGGCGGCGGCACCAACCCCGGCGGCCGCAGCAGCGTGTTCGAGCTGCAGGTGGCGGACACCCCGGATGGCGAGAAGCAGCCGCAGCTGATCGTGAAGGGGGCGCTGGACCGCGAGCAGCGCGACTCCTACGAGCTGACCCTGCGGGTGCGCGACGGCGGCGACCCGCCTCGCTCCTCGCAGGCCATCCTACGGGTCCTCATCACCGACGTGAACGACAACAGCCCCCGCTTCGAGAAGAGCGTGTACGAGGCCGACTTAGCTGAGAACAGCGCCCCGGGGACCCCCATCCTGCAACTGCGCGCAGCTGACTTGGACGTGGGGGTCAATGGGCAGATCGAGTACGTGTTCGGGGCGGCCACCGAGTCGGTGAGGCGACTGCTGCGCCTTGACGAGACGTCCGGCTGGCTCAGCGTCCTGCACCGGATCGACCGCGAGGAGGTGAACCAGCTGCGCTTCACGGTCATGGCCCGCGACCGTGGGCAGCCCCCCAAGACCGACAAGGCCACCGTGGTCCTTAACATCAAAGACGAGAATGACAATGTGCCATCCATTGAAATCCGCAAGATTGGGCGCATCCCCCTCAAGGACGGGGTGGCCAACGTAGCCGAGGACGTTCTGGTCGACACCCCCATCGCTCTGGTGCAGGTGTCCGACCGAGACCAAGGCGAGAACGGGGTGGTCACCTGCACCGTGGTGGGCGACGTGCCCTTCCAGCTCAAGCCAGCCAGCGACACCGAGGGCGACCAGAACAAGAAAAAGTACTTTTTGCACACCTCGACCCCTCTGGACTATGAGACCACCCGGGAGTTCAACGTGGTCATCGTGGCGGTGGACTCAGGCAGCCCCAGCCTCTCGAGCAACAACTCCCTGATTGTGAAGGTGGGAGACACGAACGACAACCCGCCTGTGTTCGGCCAGTCGGTGGTGGAGGTTTACTTCCCTGAGAACAACATCCCGGGCGAGAGGGTGGCCACAGTGCTGGCGACAGACGCAGACAGCGGAAAGAACGCTGAGATCGCCTACTCGCTGGACTCCTCTGTGATGGGGATCTTTGCCATCGATCCCGATTCTGGGGACATCCTGGTCAATACGGTGCTGGACCGCGAGCAGACTGACAGGTATGAGTTTAAAGTTAACGCCAAAGACAAAGGCATCCCCGTGCTGCAGGGCAGCACTACAGTGATTGTGCAGGTGGCTGATAAGAATGACAATGACCCTAAGTTTATGCAGGACGTCTTCACCTTTTATGTGAAAGAAAACTTGCAGCCCAACAGCCCTGTGGGGATGGTCACCGTGATGGATGCTGACAAGGGGCGGAATGCAGAGATGAGTCTGTACATAGAGGAGAACAATAACATTTTTTCTATTGAAAATGACACGGGGACAATTTACTCCACAATGTCTTTTGACCGGGAACATCAGACCACATACACTTTCAGAGTCAAGGCTGTGGATGGGGGAGATCCTCCCAGGTCTGCCACAGCTACAGTTTCGCTTTTTGTGATGGATGAAAATGACAATGCTCCCATGGTTACCCTTCCCAAAAACATTTCCTACACTTTACTGCCACCTTCGAGTAATGTCAGGACAGTAGTAGCTACAGTGTTGGCAACAGACAGTGACGATGGCATCAATGCAGACCTGAACTACAGCATTGTGGGAGGGAATCCCTTCAAGCTGTTTGAAATTGATCCCACTAGTGGTGTGGTTTCCTTAGTGGGAAAACTCACCCAAAAGCATTATGGCTTGCACAGGTTGGTGGTGCAAGTGAATGACAGTGGGCAGCCTTCCCAGTCCACCACGACTCTGGTGCATGTGTTTGTCAATGAAAGTGTTTCTAATGCAACTGTGATTGACTCCCAGATAGCTAGAAGTTTGCACACCCCACTCACCCAGGATATAGCTGGCGACCCAAGCTATGAAATTAGCAAACAGAGACTCAGTATTGTCATTGGTGTGGTTGCTGGCATTATGACAGTGATTCTAATCATCTTAATTGTAGTGATGGCAAGGTACTGCAGGTCCAAAACTAAAAATGGCTATGAAGCTGGCAAAAAAGATCACGAAGACTTTTTTACACCCCAACAGCATGACAAATCTAAAAAGCCTAAAAaggacaagaaaaacaaaaaatctaagcAGCCTCTCTACAGCAGCATTGTCACTGTAGAGGCTTCTAAACCAAATGGACAGAGGTATGATAGTGTCAATGAGAAGCTGTCAGATAGCCCAAGCATGGGGCGATACAGATCTGTCAATGGTGGGCCTGGCAGTCCTGACCTGGCAAGGCATTACAAATCTAGTTCCCCATTGCCTACTGTTCAGCTTCATCCCCAGTCACCAACTGCAGGAAAAAAGCACCAGGCCGTACAAGATCTACCACCAGCTAACACATTTGTGGGAGCAGGAGACAACATTTCAATTGGATCAGATCACTGCTCTGAGTACAGCTGTCAAACCAATAACAAGTACAGCAAACAG